One genomic region from Gossypium hirsutum isolate 1008001.06 chromosome D13, Gossypium_hirsutum_v2.1, whole genome shotgun sequence encodes:
- the LOC107918313 gene encoding auxin-induced protein X15 yields the protein MGFCLPRIVNAKPSLKRSLSSSETTMVPKGHFAVYVGEVDEKKRFVVPISLLKHPSFQNLLSQAEEEFGFNHPKGALTIPCSEEAFIDLTCNLKSS from the coding sequence ATGGGTTTCTGCTTGCCAAGAATTGTTAATGCTAAGCCTAGTCTGAAACGGAGCCTTTCATCTTCGGAGACAACAATGGTGCCCAAAGGCCACTTTGCTGTTTATGTTGGAGAAGTTGATGAAAAGAAGCGATTCGTTGTTCCTATATCATTGCTGAAGCATCCTTCATTCCAGAATTTGTTGAGTCAAGCTGAAGAAGAGTTTGGTTTCAATCACCCCAAGGGTGCATTGACAATCCCTTGTAGCGAAGAAGCTTTCATTGATCTCACTTGCAATCTGAAAAGTTCATGA